The DNA window GTGGTACGCGGGCGGGCACAAGATGACGCCGGCGCCGCGCCGCTTCACCATCATGGTGGACGAGCCGTCCGACCTCGGCGGCGGCGACGCCGCGCCCTTCCCCATCGAGGTGGTGCTCGCCGCCCTCGCCGGCTGCGTCACCAATGGGACCGCCACCAACGCCGCCATGTTCGGTGTGCCCCTGGACGGGATCGAGCTGGAGATGGAAGCCCACATGGACGCGCGCGGCATGCTCGGCCACGACAAGAGCGTGCGCAACGGCATCACCGACATCAACTACACGATCACGATCACGAGCTCCGCGCCCGAGGACAAGGTCCGCAAGTGCAAGGAGACCATCGACCGGAAATCGGCGGTGCGCGACACCCTCGCCAATCCGGTGAACATCACCTCCAAGTTCGTCTACAAGCCGAGCTGAGGGCGGCGGACAAGGACACGCGTGCCGGGCGAGATCAACTGTCTCTTCACGAAGGGGCTCATCCCCTTCGTGGAGAAAGAGGCGGGGCCGGAGG is part of the Candidatus Methylomirabilota bacterium genome and encodes:
- a CDS encoding OsmC family protein — protein: MTQALNDVNLEKLKATDAAVRANPGLEKLTIKAKSTWCRGTMTQVTLSEWYAGGHKMTPAPRRFTIMVDEPSDLGGGDAAPFPIEVVLAALAGCVTNGTATNAAMFGVPLDGIELEMEAHMDARGMLGHDKSVRNGITDINYTITITSSAPEDKVRKCKETIDRKSAVRDTLANPVNITSKFVYKPS